The Methanosarcina acetivorans C2A genome includes the window AATACATATATTAAATAAATTATTCATATGAAAATTCTTTACACAAAAAGTCTATTTTTATTTATACTGTTTGCTTGTCCGGGATCTTAATATATTTTTTCACCTCATCTTTTCAGCTGTTGTATCCTGAAATGATTTCGCAGATCCAAAGCCATTTGAAAGTTCAATATATGATACAATAGCAGGCGGCTCAAAAGGTTAAACGTTGAGTAAATTCAAATTCCGTTTAAGTACTGTGAGATGATCATAAAATGAAACAAATTCGAAGTTGAAGTAAAATAGCGGGTACCTGTCGACGATATATATTTGCAATAAAAGAAATTAAAAAAGTGAGCTAATTTCGGGATAAAACACCATCTTTTCAGCCAAATTAGCTATAAATACAACTTTTTCTATAATTGTAGAGTATAACTGTCTTAACTAATTTTGCTCTTTTTCCAAAGGGAAATTAAATAATATTAATCGATGAAGAGAGCAGTTTGTAGCTACTGTTTCAATTAGTTTATTCATATAAACCTACAAAGGGTCATTATTTTTTCCTTTTGCAGAAGAAGGCAAAGCCTGAAAATTATGTAGGGAGATTTACTTTGAATATACTTGAAAAATTCATGAAAGATTCCATAGGAGTTTCATCTGTCATGGGTGAGGTTCTTATTGCAGGAATTATTGTTATTGCATTTGGTTCTCTATTCGTAATTATGACTTACATTGACAAGCCGGTTGATTCTACCAGGTTGTTGGCAGAAGAATGGATAGATGCACCTTCTGACACTATTTTCCTGCGCCACGCTGGAGGGGAACCTATTGATACAAAAGACCTGAAAATCAATGTCCAAATAAATGGTACCAACTATGTATATTCCTCTTCTAATATTTCTGAAAATTTAGGCGGACAAGGCTTCTGGGAACTGGCAGATGTTATTCAAATCGATACTATCCAGGAATGGGGTATCGGCATCGAAAATGAAGAAGGTATAGATGTAAAATTGGTTGATACGAGTTCAAAGGAAGTACTTCCTAAATACAGAATTGGCTTCTCTCCGGAATCCTCTACTGGTTCATCTGAAGACGATCTCTCTGTAAATGATTCTGAATATGATCTACCTGAAGATCCTGTTGACTTTGAGATAATAGAAGATACAGTAGTTCCGCAGGAGGACTTTATCAGCAGTTTTACAGTTCTGGGGGCTGCAATTCAATCAGGCGGATATGATCTAAAGGTGACTACTCAATTTATAGTTGGAGATGACATTTTAGATCCCTGGCAATACTCATTGCCAGTTACCGGTAATGTTAATGATGAAGAAATACACGTATGGAATCTTTCGGCCACTTATCCGGCAGGCACTCCTGTAACTATAAATTGCAAATCCTGGATCTGGACCAAGGATAGTAAAAAACTCTCTACAAAAGACTCAGACTGGAAGAGTTATATGGAAGTTAGTTCTTCGAGTTATTCATCGAATTTAATAGTACTCAGGAACGGAGATGCTGT containing:
- a CDS encoding type IV pilin N-terminal domain-containing protein, yielding MNILEKFMKDSIGVSSVMGEVLIAGIIVIAFGSLFVIMTYIDKPVDSTRLLAEEWIDAPSDTIFLRHAGGEPIDTKDLKINVQINGTNYVYSSSNISENLGGQGFWELADVIQIDTIQEWGIGIENEEGIDVKLVDTSSKEVLPKYRIGFSPESSTGSSEDDLSVNDSEYDLPEDPVDFEIIEDTVVPQEDFISSFTVLGAAIQSGGYDLKVTTQFIVGDDILDPWQYSLPVTGNVNDEEIHVWNLSATYPAGTPVTINCKSWIWTKDSKKLSTKDSDWKSYMEVSSSSYSSNLIVLRNGDAVPTIPGLDEQPDVAEFIEDYVGDGKLVLEGNEAIFLFELGTTDLHSSAADFQDFVVLMSIDPAPEN